A single window of Nyctibius grandis isolate bNycGra1 chromosome Z, bNycGra1.pri, whole genome shotgun sequence DNA harbors:
- the NAA35 gene encoding N-alpha-acetyltransferase 35, NatC auxiliary subunit gives MVMKASVEDDDSGWELGMPDKMEKSNTSWVDITQDFEEACRELKLGELLHDKLFGLFEAMSAIEMMDPKMDAGMIGNQVNRKVLNFEQAIKDGAIKIKDLTSPELVGIMDTCFCCLITWLEGHSLAQTVFTCLYIHNPDFIEDPAMKAFALGILKICDIAREKVNKAAVFEEEDFQSMTYGFKMANSVTDLRVTGMLKDVEDDMQRRVKSTRSRQGEERDPEVELEHQQCLAVFSRVKFTRVLLTVLIAFTKKETSAVAEAQKLMTQAADLLSAIHNSLHHGIQAQNDTTKGDHPIMMGFEPLVNQRLLPPTFPRYAKIIKREEMVNYFSKLIDRIKTVCEVVNLTNLHCILDFFCEFSEQSPCVLSRSLLQTTFLVDNKKVFGTHLMQDMVKDALRSFVSPPVLSPKCCLYNNHQAKDYIDSFVTHCVRPFCGLIQIHGHNRARQRDKLGHILEEFATLQDEAEKVDAALHSMLLKQEPQRQHLACLGTWVLYHNLRIMIQYLLSGFELELYSMHEYYYIYWYLSEFLYAWLMSTLSRADSSQMAEERIMEEQQKGRSSKKTKKKKKVRPLSREITMSQAYQNMCAGMYKTMIAFDMDGKVRKPKFELDSEQVRYEHRFAPFNSVITPPPVHYLQFKEMSDLNKYSPPPQSSDLYMAASKHFQQAKMILENIPNPDYEVNRILKVAKPNIVVMKLLAGGHKKDSKVPPEFDFSPHKYFPVVKLV, from the exons ATGGTTATGAAAGCTTCGGTAGAAGATGATGATTCAGGATGGGAACTGGGTATGCCTGACAAGATGGAAAAGAGTAATACAAGCTGGGTAGATATAACCCAAGATTTTGAAGAAGCTTGTAGAG aaCTGAAGTTAGGAGAACTGCTTCATGACAAGCT CTTTGGTCTTTTTGAAGCCATGTCTGCTATTGAAATGATGGATCCCAAGATGGATGCTGGTATGATTGGAAACCAAGTTAACAGAAAGGTTCTTAACTTTGAGCAAGCTATTAAG gaTGGCGCCATTAAAATAAAGGATCTCACTTCACCTGAGCTGGTAGGAATAATGGAtacatgtttttgttgtttg atAACATGGTTAGAGGGACATTCCTTGGCACAGACGGTATTCACTTGCCTTTATATTCATAATCCAGACTTCATAGAAGATCCTGCTATGAAGGCTTTTGCTCTAGGGATCCTAAAAATCTGTGATATTGCCAGAGAAAAGGTTAACAAAGCAGCTGTTTTTGAGGAG gaagaTTTTCAGTCAATGACTTATGGATTTAAAATGGCCAACAGTGTGACAGATCTTAGAGTTACAG GTATGCTAAAAGATGTAGAAGATGACATGCAAAGACGAGTGAAG AGCACTCGAAGTCGacaaggagaagagagagatcCAGAAGTTGAACTTGAA catCAACAGTGTTTGGCTGTGTTCAGCAGAGTCAAGTTTACCCGGGTACTACTGACTGTTCTAATAGCATTTACCAAAAAAGAG ACAAGTGCAGTTGCAGAAGCTCAGAAACTAATGACTCAGGCAGCTGACTTGCTTTCTGCCATCCACAATTCATTGCATCATGGTATCCAGGCACAGAATGATACCACTAAAGGAG ATCATCCTATTATGATGGGCTTTGAACCTCTTGTTAATCAGAGATTGCTGCCACCAACTTTCCCTCGatatgcaaaaataattaaaagggaagaaatggtcaattatttttccaaactAATAGACCGAATAAAAACTGTATGTGAAGTAGTCAACTTAACTAATTTGCACTGTATACTG gattttttctgtgaatttagtGAGCAATCGCCATGTGTTCTTTCAAGATCCCTGTTACAG acaACTTTCCTGGTAGATAACAAGAAGGTGTTTGGCACTCATCTCATGCAAGACATGGTAAAAGATGCTTTAAGGTCTTTTGTCAGTCCTCCAGTACTTTCTCCAAA GTGTTGTCTTTATAATAATCACCAGGCGAAGGACTACATTGATTCCTTTGTGACACATTGTGTTCGG cCGTTCTGCGGTCTGATTCAAATCCATGGACACAATAGAGCTCGTCAGAGAGATAAACTGGGTCATATTCTTGAGGAATTTGCCACCCTCCAGGATGAG GCAGAGAAAGTAGATGCAGCACTTCATAGTATGTTGCTGAAGCAGGAACCACAAAGGCAACATTTGGCTTGCTTGGGCACCTGGGTCCTATATCATAACCTTCGTATTATGATACAGTATCTTCTGAGTGGCTTTGAGTTGGAACTTTACAGTATGCATGAATATTACTACATATATTG GTATCTATCAGAGTTCCTCTATGCTTGGTTGATGTCAACACTGAGCCGCGCTGACAGCTCTCAAATGGCAGAGGAGAGAATAATGGAGGAACAACAGAAAGGCCGTAGtagtaagaaaacaaagaaaaagaaaaaag TTCGCCCTCTCAGCAGAGAGATCACCATGAGTCAAGCATACCAAAATATGTGTGCTGGGATGTACAAG acaATGATCGCATTTGACATGGATGGCAAAGTAAGAAAACCTAAGTTTGAACTGGATAGTGAACAAGTTCGATATGAGCACAGGTTTGCTCCATTCAACAGTGTTATCACACCACCCCCAGTGCACTACTTGCAGTTTAAA GAAATGTCTGATTTAAATAAGTACAGCCCACCTCCTCAGTCTTCAGATCTCTACATGGCAGCTAGCAAACACTTCCAGCAAGCTAAAATGATTCTTGAGAATATTCCTAATCCAGACTATGAG GTCAATCGAATTCTAAAAGTTGCTAAACCCAATATTGTGGTCATGaagctgctggcaggaggcCACAAAAAAGACTCTAAG gTTCCTCCAGAATTTGACTTCTCTcctcataaatattttccagttgtgAAGCTTGTTTGA